TTTGTTATGCACAGACATATCAGATAAGTGTTCATTCATTATTGATCATTTAAATATACACAAGCTCAAAATTAATCATACAGTACCATGCTTGAGTATTTCCCCCCTGGGGAACTTTAGTAGTAGAATTGAGATGTAGAAGGTTTGTTTCCATGAATTTCTTGCCACAGATTCTTAGTAGAATTAAGTTTGCTGCTTtcacgtttacacacacacacactatataggcAAGTTTCTTTTTCATCTAGTTTTTGTATTTCATTTGCTGGCTTTTGCTCCTTGTGTTCTCCCATAGTCACTCTTGTGCTGTGGCCTGGTAGATTCGCACCATCTCATCAGGAATCTCCACTAGCAGTGTGGTATTAAAGACCTTCTTGAAACTTTCAATGAAATCCAGATCTGAGGAGAAGCGAATCTGTTCAAAATCAGACAGAAATCTGCTCAGCAAGATGATTtaaataatactgtatataggcTGGTGGGATGTCACTGATGTACACTACTCAGATGAAGGAACCTCAACTTCCTGCatgtgtaggttttttttttttttttaattacacaaGCAGGAAGCTGaggtttcttcatttctttgttttctatCATCTTCTCTGTCTAGTACACACCTTGTTGGCCCAGAGCAGTGTTGTTCCATGTTTGCAGAAGTGCTTCATGGTGAGTAGCAGCTTATCCAGACAGTTGTGGTGATAGACAACATCTGCACATAGTATGTAGTCATAGTTATAGATAGAACTGGGAAAATGAAGGTCCAGGTCCTCCCCCCACGTCAGCTGGGCCACCTGAGGTGTGTATCTGCAGCGACCCCGTGTGTTGCGTGAGAGATTAAAGCTCAGGTTTTGCACGATGTCAGGCAGATCTGTGGCTGTCACCCACGCACCTAAAAACAATGCATCTTAGAAAAGCTCTGATGAGAAGTTTGTTCTCTTAtgtaagtaaaagtaaaaaaaaaaacattcatggTATTGCCTTTGTGTCCATTTTATATGATATCTCTTAATCTACACTTTTAATTATGCTTCTaattctgcctaatatattctAATATATTTTCTTCAGTGGATCTTCACTCACCCATTAAAGAGGCCACAATGGAAACCAGTCCCGTTCCTGCTCCTAGCTCCAGCACTGCTTTATCTAGCAGACTGATATGCTTATGATTTGCTTCCAGGTATCTGCAGAGAGCCACTGCCTAAATACACATTAGAACCAATTCTGATCACATTAAGATACACCAAACTCTTCTTTCACTCACTTCAgtcctgtgtttgttttgtgtcagCTCTCACCCCAGGCCAGATGAGGGCACCATATGAGTCAAACGATTCGTGGATGCTGATCTCATGGCCAACAAAATGAAATCTTTCTATTCCCAGTGAGTGGAGGATGCTCGGCTCCCGGGATTTGCGTCTCTCTAGTATCTCTCCAGCCATCACCTCTGTATCAAAATCCTCTGTGACAAAAGTAGCATATCAACACAAATAagcatcacacacctcacaaaccCCTTAAAGCTctcatttaataaaagaaaatgattgtAAAGGATTTCCACTTGCTTTCCTGTGTGATGTTTGGCTGAGGTTTGATGTAATCTGGGTGCTTAAAGCTTCTGTTCTTTTGCATGCTTCCACGGGTTTGTCTTCCACCTGTTGCCTTTATAGAGTCCACTTCAGGTATCACCTTTACTCAGGgccacactgcaaaaacctgttaataaagacattattCATGTTTATCTTTGAATTGTGCAGCTTAGAATAGATAGCAGTAATGACATGGTAATTTTCAAATATCTGAATTATAGTGAAACTAACATACTCTGTGAAAAAACAGCCTCCATTCTCACTGAATTGCATTACACACATAATCCCTGTCCTCTGTTATGGCACTGTGAAAAATCCATAaaaatctattaattaaattgttGCCACTTACTTTTGAGTAGCTTCTGTCAGCTCCCACAGTCTAGTTTAAATGGCTGGTCTTCTTGACTGTTGGCAACATTTGGGCATTGCTGAGTTTATAAAGCTGCATTATCTCTCGTGTTTCACCCATGGAATCACTGAGCTAATTTTATGAGGCTCTACATATTCAAAAGAAAGAAGGGGTAAACAGGGCAGTCCACAGCTACAGCTCCCTGGGGAAAGATCTAACATGGGTTCACTGATCCctctttttgtaaaaaaacaaaaaaacaaaacctgtaTCTGCTTCTACTTATGTAGTTAATAACAATCATGGATTTACATTTTGCTTAGCTTTTTgtaagtgtttttttaaaaggcTTCTGTAATGCATCATATTCCTTCATTTCtatgcacacatacagactAATGAAAAGATGTGCTGTTCTCGACCACAACCAAACAACTTTAATTAAAGCTAAAGCTGAAGTTATACTTTACTCTGGTGGTGagactgaactaacacacaggCTTAAAGACCTGGATGGAGTGAGAGAACGGGATTAACTTGTGTGGCAGGTCAGGGGACTACTTTTGACACCTGAATACTGCAGCTATGTATCTAAATCCATTTCTAATACCTCTTCAAATGGACATGTCAATTCTTGTGCAATATGTTTATAGGTTATGCAAAGTAAATAATTCatatataaagaagaagaagaagcttttagTATCACCACACatccattacagcacagtggaattcttttcttcgcacatcccagctgaggaggttggggtcagagcacgggggcagctatgatacagcgctcctggagcagagagggttaagggcattgctcaggggcctgacagtggcagcttgaaccctgaccttctgatcaacaaaccAGAGCTTCAACCTGGCTCCAaggctttatttgtcacataaatgGTAAATGGGCTTTATTATGCTTTCGGCATACTTTATATACTGTCTAACCGACTGCCAGGTCAAGTTTACCTCCTAACAGCATCAaccaacaataaacaaaactgaGCTGCTGGACAATCATTTGGAAAATGATCAGTCCTGGGTGCTCAACAACTAATCTGAGCTCTGTACAAGGCCAGTATAATGACCCAATATGGATGCAGATGCAGTCAGTTAGGACAGAGCGATGGGCAGCTGTCTGAGCTGCTTTGGTTTGTGTGTTGATCCAGATTAACTCCTCACTCTCCAGCTATAGTTAAGTATAGGTCTTGGTTTGCATATGatgtgtacacacatcacactgcaaAATGACATCGGAATGTGCAGGAAAAAAATCAGGATACCATGACTGCTAAATGTAGCATTGTTTGCTCATGCTCTGACATTTTATTATTGCCTTTTCTCTTTCAATCTATTTCTAATAATAGTTTATGACTACATGTTGTATCTGAAGTTCTTATCACAAAAGACTGACAGTTATGACAGTTAAATGTGGTATTTGACTGATATCCAGCTGAGTTAACAATCTCCTTTCATAATTCAACATCCAAAAGCATGCTTTATACTAAAGTACAGCTTTGGGTCAGAATTTTTACAACATTTTTTAGCACATGACACTTTAAATGTGACAAAGCATTTACTTCCCTTGggtcatttttattattctttaagTCTTATGTTGCAAATAGTATATggttattataatatatacatatactctCTCATAAATGTTAGTATGATGGTTACACAAGAGGTTTCTTAACTCTAACGCTTAATATTAGTTCCTGGTTTATAATGCCAAGAATACTTTTGTCCTTGTTTATTGAGCAATAATCTTTTGGGCTCTAAGGTCAAATAAAGATTTTATGCATTAATGTTTATACAAGTCTGTATTTCTTCATGTGAGTTTTAGAAAAGAAGATATTTTGAATAAACATTTGTATATACAGCATTTGCATCTGTGCCTGAGAAAAAAGACATCAAATCAAAGATGTCatgtattcatttctttttaaaattacaAGATTATCTACATTGCTGTACATGTGAATACCCAGAACTTCAGCTTTTGCAGTAGAATATAAAAACTGACCTAATCACAAGGAACAAAGTATTTCCTTGTTGCTCAATTTATGCCCATGTTTGCATGTAATATTAATTTGACAGCGGGTGGTGATAAGCCTCATGTAATATTTTGATAGGATTGAGGTTACTTAAAAGCCTTGGCTTCAAAGAAGACAAGCTAAATCAACacttgcaacacacacacacacacacacaaatcaaagCAACTCCCCACAGCATATTAACTTCATCTGTGATAGTGATAATAGAAAGGGATGTATTTTAGTGAACAGTGATGATCCATGGTCTAATTCATGATAATTAATATAGAAGACTGCTGGTCTCAGAACAAATGCTCTGTTCAGACCAGTTGGCTGTCTAATTATCCTGCAGATGGCAAATAGAAACAGGACTTCTGGACAGGGTGAGGGGATGGAAAATGAAAATCCCAGGTGTTGAATTGTACTGGCATAGAACCCTTGCTGGTTTAAAAGCCTCTTGGATACATTAACCAAAGCTTTGCCATTTACCAGTGTGGGCACAAGAGTTATTTATCTCCTTTCAGCAGGCCTGAAAAGAAGATACAGGGATTTGTGTATTGCCTCATCTTTCCCTGTTGACTTTTATGATTATATAATGTAGAAAGCACCTATACCACATAACTCTCAACCTCTCTGCCTGATTTCATGAATGACCAACAAAACCTTTAGTTAGCATTAAACAACCAATTCTGGTACAGCTCCTGTAGTAGGAAACCGACCACAAAACCCGAGCTGTCGATTTCACTGTCCATCTTTACATTTATCAAAGTGTCATACTTTTATACTTAAACTAATACTGACAAAATGAAGCACAATTGGGAAGAAGAAATGAATTTGGACATTCATACAAAATATGAATACATACAGTATGGTTTTTGTTATCCTTTTTATTTGACGGTATACAGAACATTGCCAGTGGGTCTATTACCCTGCTCTTTTTAGTTATTAATATGAATACATAAATTGATGCAATTGGCACCACTATTGTACATGTATTCTCTAGGAgagaaaaactaaaataaaatggttaaaaacaaagaaaaatatctacAGTACCTATCAACATAGTGCAGCATAGTGGTGTTAGTttgagttaaaaaaacaacaactcagaACCATCCTCATCATCGGTTACAACGAGAAAGCAAATGAGGGACAAGATTATGAATTTCTTGTGAATTATTTCAAAATAGTCAAATGTTGGTGAGAAAATACATATGATTGTAcagcagtgcacaaagcaaggtccataaagacatgaatgagtgagtttggagtcctgacctcaacctgattgaacacatttgggatgaatttgagcagagactgtgagccaggccaaaactgggtcatctgcctttacatgcacatgaatttaatatggagttggcctgccctttgcagctataacagcttcaactcttcctggaaggctttccacaagatttaggagtgtgcttatgggaatttttgaccattccactagaaacacatttgtgaggtcaggcactgatgttggacaggaAGGCCTGgttcgcagtctccgctctaattcatcccaaaggtatatatatatatatatatatatcattgtCCCTACATCAAATTCAGCATTATCTTGTGATAGATATTACCAAATATAGTAAGTGAATATAAAGCAGATATCTATTTATAAACATGATGTTGCTCTATTAGGCCATTAAACACAGAGTTAGACTGTTAACATTCACTTGAGTAAAATATTCCATAATAAGATTCCATATAGTGTATCATGAactttttataaaatgaaaatgatggcAATAACCTCTTATATATACAGATtaaaagaaatgtaatttttataCAAAGTAAATGATAACTGGTTGTGTGAGATTAGGAACACATTATTGCATTTCATCCTTCTGAAGTGTTTCAAGCCTTGCTGCTTATCTATTAAGCTGGATGTTAGATTAATTATGGTGacagtaaatgttttattctgcttGTTGTTTAGGCAATATATTTTAAGATTCAACTCAGTAACACAGTTCTCCACCTCTGCAGTGTTATTAGGCTCCCCAAGGAACCAGTCAGCATACAGGCCATATGAAACATCTAGTCTGAAAAAACATTACACAGAAAGGTATACAATGTGTGTATAAACTGCAACCTTTATTTTACACAAGCATACATTTGGGTATCTTCAATCCATGCATGTGTGCGACCCCCATCACTGTCCATCAGCTACATCATGTGATCACGAGCTAAATGCTAAATGGCCATTAGGGAagtacatttatggcatttgcaTGGAAGTAATCCCGGCAGTAGGACTAATTGAAAACAGAAGCAACATTTTCACATAAATCATATAATTTGGAATATAATAGATATCTATGAGCTAAAATTACAATTCTAAATTTAGTTTTAGATTCATTCAGTGATAGCTCTGCACCGTCATAGGTCCATGTAGAACTTGTAGCATTTGCTATCAATGGTTATTGTAATACAAAGCTGCCTCTCAGTGGACATATGACAACCTGCATTATCAATATGCACTAAATATTCTTACAGCTTAAAAATATTAGGTGCTCTGATTTTGCCACTGTTTTTAAGTCAATTATtccttatgttttttttgtttgttgtgttttaacAATCACTATAGAAGGTTGGCATACCATACATTGATTTGACGGATTACTCTTTACTAACTTCCTCACCCAAAAGTGACTCCGAAGCTGGTTCTATCTGCATCAAAGCTTTGTTAGCATCTCTTTCTTCTTGCTTTCCAAGAGACTCAAGCTCCATCAGACTGTTTCCTTTAAAGGACCCATCCTCTTGCACTTAAGTTAGATCTTGCTGGTTGCTCTTGCACCACTTGGCCTTGATCAGGTAACAGGTCTCTAACTAGAGAGCTTCTCTCTTTCCTGAGCAATTCCAGGCCCTCTTGAACTGCTATTCaacaactgcacacacaataatgataataaatattttgttatttgtacaTAAAAAGTACAGTACAATCTTGGCGTGTGTTATGGATTGTATGTCATGACCATAAAATCAATATAAAGGACAACAAAAACAACTGCTGTATTTAAACCATACTGGACCTTACTGCATTATTACCGGAcctactgtattttttaaattcttatgTATGATACTTTTAtaggttttatatataaaccGAGAAAGGTCTGTCTCCATATCTCAATTGTTATTAAAACAGATATTAGAGTAATAGAAAAGAGCATAATTATAATCAACTATGTTATATAACTACCTGTATGGTATATCCAGGTCATTAAATAGGTTTAGTTTGTACCTGCAAGGCATATAGCAAAGATATGTCCTCATGATGTTCATATATAtcctaaaataaacacacacacattcacaaaggcaacataatataattaaatataattaagcttgttttctgttttattcttttaaacaCGTTTCATCTGATCTGTAGAATGACAATTCAGTGTAAATGCATATGGAAGGAATGTTAAAGTGCTTACCTGAATCTCTCTAATCTATGTACGTCTTTGTTTTCCTTCTTATCCAAACAACAATTATCCTCATCAAAACAAAGGATCAAAGATTTAAAATTTAACATACACAATTTCTGCATGTTCAGTCAAGAATAGGATTGGTTTCTAGCCAGCTCACTGTTGCTGAAGATTGGTAATGTCTCTGatttttcaaattcaaattctaaCAAATTTGGCTTGCACTTTTAAAATTGAAGTATTCTTTGTCATCATGACTAAACCCCAATTTGGATTTATTCTGCTAATCACAAACTAGCAAACATATTTACCCAGTATACTGTACTGAATCTGTCACCTTTAAACAGGTTTctttggtatgtgtgtgtgcaggcgcATACATCCAGGTGAAGGCACTTTCAAAGTGATATTGTGATAAAGGCAGACAATGGACAATGGACTTTTTTCTTAGATGAAAAGCAACCTTTGTAAAATAGAGCTACTTAAATATtgcatgtttgttgtttttgttgaatTATTGTACATCTTATGTTTAACTTGCCTTTAAATGGCTTGATTTTACATAAAGCTGTAAGgtttattacattacatattgGCCTAAACATGGATTTAAACTGATAATAATATTGCTCGTAATAATGTTTCCATAAACAATCAACAGTCATTGTACATGCTTATTGACTATATGTTATTACACTTTATGTTATACACtctattgccaaaggttttaggacaccccgccaaatcattgaattctcCGTTCCAATttatcctaaaggtgttctatcgggttgaggtcaggactctgtgcaggtcagtcaagttcctccacaccaaactcgcgcatccatgtctttatggaccttgctttgtgcactggtgtacagtcatgctggaacaggaaggggtcatccccaaactgttcccacaaagttgggagcatgaaattgtccacaatgtcttggtatgctgaagcattaagagttccttaaagcattaaggggccaagtccaaccctgAAAAAAtatcacctgaattcaatgatttggaagggtgtcccaaaacttttggcaatatattgtataagCTGTATATTGACTATTAGTTGCACATAAGGTGTAATTAGACTACAAAAGCCATGAATGTGATGCTAGGATAATTATCGTTGGCTGTTTTAAGCAGCTTTCTTAAACAGGCACAACTGAGAAATTGCTCTGTTCGAGCTGGCAAATAGACTTTCTTAAAGAGTCGTTTGAAATGATTCGGTTCTTTCGCGAATCGCCCATCATTCTTCCGTTCACCATCCAGAAAACGCTGAGCTGTTCACTTCAGATTTTGGGCTGAATCCGATGGTTTAAAGATGACGCGACtgcttttattcttctttctggCCTTGATGCTGAGTAAGTATAATGTTAAatccttttgttttattaacgTGTTCACATGTATAGAATTAGAAGTTATTTAAAAGCCAATAGTAGCTGTGAGAAAAGTAGCTGTGGTACCATAACGCGAAATTACACAAGAACCAACAAGAACCGAATCACTAACGAGGTGAGTGTCagaatcattcatttttttccccctatttgAACTAATTTAACTCAGATCATTAgacatttttgtaaaattaatgtaaaataaacacataaaccaGTTATTTAGCGTTATTTATTTGCCAGTCATCCCCTGTAAGTTTTGATCAATAATCTGGGACATGACTGTAAACTATGTTACTCAACATAATGGAAATGTTTGAGATTATGGTTTGCATTTTGCTAGAGAGAATTGTGTAAACAGTTTTAGGTTGTAAAAATGTAGTAGAGTAAACATTTTAGGTTGTAAGTTTCACAGGTTTATGCCCTGGACATGTCTTGTTCTCTTGGACATCTCTTTCGACCTTAGTGTCCTTCTGTCTAGTGTTCTTGGGGCCattagactaatttcttttagGCTTTTTACTGCAGCTTTGAGCAATACTACAGACTCTTCTGTATGAGAGGACTGGAAGGAGATGGAAATTACGCTAGGGTAATCCTCTGAAGCGAAAGTCTGAGGCTGATCAGACTACAGCTCACAGGccctacagattttttttttatcactgttATGCCAGCCAACTCTTCAGTACTGTTTATGCTCCTGTCTTACTGTATAGATAATGCATCtacaaaaagatttttttcatgaagatTTTAAACATGAGATGAGGTTTAGATTTAGATTCAGCTTCATTGTCTTTGAGCAAAATACATGAACAAAGCCAACAAACTGCATTTCTTTGTTGTATGAGACAATGTGTTTGATAACTTTTACAAAGTAAAATTTCAACTCAGGTTTGAGTTACATAATGAATATTTTGTAAAAGAAGGCCTCTTTTACAGCTTCATACAttcagacctttttttttgtttcaatgGCCTTATTGTTTCActattgtttctttctttctcagtttACTTTCAGTGTTCACATACTTTGAGATTATAGACAGGGCTATaaacctgataaaaaaaaaatgaaaaagacagAGGACAGGGGTTATCTAGTTAGGCTTATGCAGTCCTCCTACCACACTGTCCCAAACCATCCATCAGACATACACATTCCAGTGCATCCCTGTTCCTGGCACGGACAGAACAAGCATGGGAAAGTATGTGAAGTTGTATTTTATGTGAGTTGTATGGGAGTAGGCTAATGGCATATATTCATGGATAAAAATAGTACCTTCTCCAATtcttcattatttacatttacatttatggcatttgaaaGACACCCATTTCCAGAGTGaggtacaaaagtgctttgaagtctctatcagtgaatacatcaacaatggttcactaggtcacagactaatgACATCATCTAAAAAAAcctaaaacaaatttttaagtacataaaacaaacaggaaaaggtGCTAGTTTAGAGAGGTATGTCTAATATTTTTCTACAGTGCAAAGAacatatttatgtaattatgcATTCCCATTTTCCACACACAGTTCATGGCATAATTTCAGTAATTGTGGTAACCAGCAACCCTAAAGTGGAGGTGTATGAGAATACAAGTAAGTAAGCTTGTTTTGATGAACAGCATTGACTGCAGCATGTACAGTGTTTCAAGCGCATTAGGCCTTGTCTAGTCTAAGCTTTAATGTCACATTATTTCTCCTGATGAAAATAGATGCCGTTCTCTCCTGCAAGTTCCAGACGGAAAAAGAGACCAACCCACGGAtagaatggaaaaagaaaggCCGTGATGTGTCCTATGTTTATTTTGATGGTGAATTTacaggtattttttttaacatgtggTTGTTGTGTTGTCTTTTATCAAAAACTGAATTAAGAATGAGATACGAATAAGTctaataaacagattattatttttttcctgagtTGTTCCCATCACCTTTTATAACCTCATAAACCCTGGTCTTTTGTTTGAAcggtactgactgactgatcaCTTCCATCAGGCTTGTTTAGAGGCAGAGCATCAATCGATGGAGCGACAGTGACCCTGCATGGTGTTAATCAGAAAGACTCTGGGATCTACCACTGTGAAATCACTGCACGCCAAGACCAGATCCGTCTTGGGGAAGTCACAGTTTCCCTCACTGTTCTTGGTGGGCTTATTCTctctttaactttatttttttttttttacattgtaatGAATTATTGCAAACaatgaacaaaacatttcttttttgatAGTGGTAGTTGCTCAGTCACATGCAGGATAGAGCAAAGGAAATagaaagataacaaaaacatgCTGAGATGGTCCAAAGAAACAGTATAAGTGAGGGAATGGGTCTATGTTCCATACTAATCGATTCATTTTCAGTTCATCAAGACACATATTATCAGGTGTCCACgtttgtttaaaaatgtccaGATTCTCTAGGTTTAAGTATATTAAGTAATGATTTTCTTGATATTGTTGTAATATCTGGTTTAGTTTTCTATGTCTATTCTATTCAGTAATGTCTGTAAAAAGTGACTAACCCTGCGTGTATCCCATGACCAGTTCCTCCCCATGCTCCTTCATGCCACGTGCCTGAGACTGCAGTCAGCGGCTCTGAGGTGGAGCTGCACTGTGAGGACAAGTTGACTGTCCCCCCTGTCACTTACAGCTGGTACAAGGACAACAGGCCCCTGAGCACAGCCCATGTCACAGAAATTAACTACAGTGTAGACAACAAAACAGGCACTCTGGTactttctaaaataaaacaagaactGTTTATTGTTTGAATAATAAAGGTTATGGATGTTAGCCATATATTATTAGTTACATTTAGATaagtttaatacacacacattagtattttttttgaTGAATTGACTGGTAACTAATATTAGTCTTAATAGCTTCCTTCTCTCCTTATTTGTTTTAACAGAAATTTAAAAGCTTGTCAAAATCTAATGCAGGAAACTACCGCTGTGAGGCCTCTAGCAATATTGGGCCACCAAAGAGCTGCATGGGTCAACATATGAACATTACTGAGTGTAAGTTAGAAAATGATTCATGGAGCTCAGCATGACTGTTCATGCTTTCCAGTACTGccatatgctgtgtgtgtgtttcagtcgaACTGAATCTGACATTAGTGATAGCAGTTGGAGTGTGTGCTGCTCTCTTACTGCTCTCCTGCTCTCTGGCTGTTTGTCTCTGCTGCCAGCGAGGCTACTGTTGCTGCTACTATAGTGAGTGTTCTGTCAAATTCATAATACTTCattgagtttttaaaaaatataattgctGTATATCTTTTCTTTCGGATCTGTTTTAATCAGTTTCTGTATTCTGACATTTTTTAacagaggaaaggaaaagaggaaaacaTAAAAGGTAATACTTTATATAGTagcaatgatgatgattatagtaataataacaacaaaaatttTTATTACTCCTTAGAAACCCTGCAAACTACAGCCCTCCATCGGATGTAAGTATGCAGAATCTGTGGTGTTTACTTATTCAAAACCTGCCATTTTCTAAACCGGCAGAACAAGGTGAAGCATGTTAGCCTCAGTAATTTTAGATCTTTGATTTACAAGAATTATTAATTGGCTTGAAAATCAATGGTTCCATTTCTTGGATTGGATTAAAGGCCAGTAATGTAGTAATgtcaaatttatttttgtttaaaaaattgtgTTTCCCTTGATGAAACAATAGGATAAAAATCTAACTGCAATCATAGTAATTATTTGGAAAATGAGGCCTCACAAATATATACTGAACAGAGGTAtccctgatgtgtgtgtgattcagtatAATTTCACTTACATTTCTGATAAAGCTTACTTTCTCTTCTCAGCCTGAACACTACAAGCACACAGAGTCCTTTGTGATTTAAATGGTTTTCCAAGACTTACACAGTGGATGCTGGCATATACTTATAACTGGATTGCCAGTTTACACATCCAGAAACTGATGAACTAGCTCATTGCTGATTCATGGACCTTCAACCTGCTTTACCTCTCCACACACTCTGCTGCTGATATTACAAACTGGAACAGCCTGTGTGCACCAACTATGACCAGGAACCGAGATTTCCCTAATAAAAAATCTTCAGCTTTTGGATATCGTCAATACGTTGAATTTTCCCTGATAAACGGGCACAGACAGCCTGCTAGTGGTCAGATTGTATCACTGCAGGCCAAGCAGGCGCTATTACACATGACCCATTTAAACACTTTTACTGTAAACAAGTCAACGTGGATGTGTGTTAGTCATAAAGTTTATCTCGTCCCCGGTATGCTTAAATCCATGTACAGGAAGTATTTTCATTgttagtggggtttttttttttacagtctaaGAAAATGCAGTTGTTTTCTACTACTGCGATACcgtcactctcactctctctctctctctgtgtggaaAAGGAAGTGCATGAGCAAGAGTTTCACAACCTTTTGCATGGATGAC
This DNA window, taken from Hemibagrus wyckioides isolate EC202008001 linkage group LG06, SWU_Hwy_1.0, whole genome shotgun sequence, encodes the following:
- the mettl21cb gene encoding S-adenosylmethionine-dependent methyltransferase domain-containing protein; this encodes MAGEILERRKSREPSILHSLGIERFHFVGHEISIHESFDSYGALIWPGAVALCRYLEANHKHISLLDKAVLELGAGTGLVSIVASLMGAWVTATDLPDIVQNLSFNLSRNTRGRCRYTPQVAQLTWGEDLDLHFPSSIYNYDYILCADVVYHHNCLDKLLLTMKHFCKHGTTLLWANKIRFSSDLDFIESFKKVFNTTLLVEIPDEMVRIYQATAQE
- the jam2b gene encoding junctional adhesion molecule 2b isoform X2, whose translation is MTRLLLFFFLALMLNAVLSCKFQTEKETNPRIEWKKKGRDVSYVYFDGEFTGLFRGRASIDGATVTLHGVNQKDSGIYHCEITARQDQIRLGEVTVSLTVLVPPHAPSCHVPETAVSGSEVELHCEDKLTVPPVTYSWYKDNRPLSTAHVTEINYSVDNKTGTLKFKSLSKSNAGNYRCEASSNIGPPKSCMGQHMNITEFELNLTLVIAVGVCAALLLLSCSLAVCLCCQRGYCCCYYKERKRGKHKRNPANYSPPSDPEHYKHTESFVI
- the jam2b gene encoding junctional adhesion molecule 2b isoform X1, with the protein product MTRLLLFFFLALMLIHGIISVIVVTSNPKVEVYENTNAVLSCKFQTEKETNPRIEWKKKGRDVSYVYFDGEFTGLFRGRASIDGATVTLHGVNQKDSGIYHCEITARQDQIRLGEVTVSLTVLVPPHAPSCHVPETAVSGSEVELHCEDKLTVPPVTYSWYKDNRPLSTAHVTEINYSVDNKTGTLKFKSLSKSNAGNYRCEASSNIGPPKSCMGQHMNITEFELNLTLVIAVGVCAALLLLSCSLAVCLCCQRGYCCCYYKERKRGKHKRNPANYSPPSDPEHYKHTESFVI